The DNA region AATCCCTTGCACTTGTGAAGACAGCTAAACCAGCCCAGGAATGGCCGGCTCCGCCACTCACAATGACGACTGTAAAAATAGTTTGCCGTCTCTGTTTGTGGTTCGTTACCTTTTGGCACTCTGGctgacacatttcatttactAAGCTGTGTATGCTTTGAGATGGATACCTAGGattctttcttttgttgttgttgttttcctgacCGCTCGTCTCAGTCCCTACACCCGGCAATGGCAGCCCTGTCGTTTCCACGGTAACACCAGCCCGCTCCCTGCTGAGGACCACTCCTGCTTCACTGTTCAGACAGGCTggtaggacacacacacacacacaaacacacacacacaccctggtTCTGATAGTCATCCTTCACATCAGCTGTTATCAAGCCTGATTTCAAGCTGATTATTGATCAACCTCTACTATCAAAGAGCTCCATGTTTGACTAAATCCCCAATCCtgtctcatctctctgtctctttctcagtaACTCCCAGGGTTCCAGatgtttcctccattttggcTCCCGGAGGTCGAACGCCtcgatacacacacacgccaagGAACGCACTCAGCAGTATggtgagacacaaacacacactcattgaGTTGTGACGTGGGAAGGGTTGCTGGTTCCAGTGGACACGAAAACTGcgttaaaaatctattttttaacCCAGTGGTTAATCATTTGGACAGATGACGATTGAACCGGCGGAGTTTCATGCAGATCCAAGACGTAAAAATATAATTAACGTGCTTTCAAAAAATCTTTGTCTGTACTCAAAGTTTTCCTTTGTGCGTCCAGAAATGAGACACACATATAACTATAGGATTCAGCATACGCGCTGGAGAAAGCGGACAGACTTGGGATAAATCGCCGGTTCAACCTGATGAGCGCCACCTGTTCACGAGGAGGTGCGCATTCATGAGATTTGATCAGGAGTAGAATCAACGCCCCTAAATTGCCTCATAGGACTACCTGTTCCGCTCCATCTGTGGGCAAAAATGACACCCAGGAGTATAAAGGAGAATTTCACATTATGGAGCTTCAAGTGCTGCAGAAGTcagcagacaaaacacagtGTGACAAGTTACATGAAGAATCTATGATTGATTacggtgtgtttctgtgtgtccaGAACTTGGACGACAGTGATTGGACCAACAGCATGTACACCTCCCCTGTTTCCGGACTGGAGAACACCAGCTTCTTCACAGAGGACATCACCAACCTCAGCTCAGCCCTACTGAAGGACGACGACCCAGGAGAGGCCGGTCAGTGAAACAAACGCACCCCTGTCACTCTGCAGTGTTAGTTCGCAGTACTCCTGTCCGTTAACGCTGCAGTTTTTGATCTTTTCAGCCGCTGCCAGTCTTTTCCCAGAGTTCCTTGCGTCTTTTCTGAAACACTCTTCCTCTGCGGTGTTTGAGCTGCTGGAGGATTACCAGACACTCTGCCAGGACAAGGTAGGTtttgtgtgagtgcgtgtgctCTTGTTGATCTAATCTTTATGAGCACCGGTTTGAGTTTTAGGGAGCTTTGACCCTTAACCTGTTTGGTGCAGTTCAGTTTTGCTCTggtgtgtttttccatttagtttggtttgttttgtctggtGGGAaaactgtcaatcaaacagcttgttttgtggtgtgaaagcaaagcagagcaACCGCAGGATTTTATGATACTAGACATTTTAGCATGAATTCTGAAGCTGAACCATCAAATCCAACTTCTGCCGCTAACTGTTAGAGAAGCGATCTGTTTATGCGACATATATATTGATGCAAATAATTTTGATACACCAGAAAGTGAAAAGGCGTTAAAACAGAGATGTGTTGAGTTTGTGTCCTACTCTGTTAATTTAGGTAGTTCCCATTAAAAAGTTAGTGGAACCTAGCGACCACACAGCAGCCGTCTCCCTTCATAATATTAAGGTACAGGACGCTACTAGCGTTACGCACCTGAATCTCgattgagttgcattgtgggtattTTAAAGGctaggttttgacaaggaagaagaatggatagaataaaaaaaaaaggtgatatctctggttttgctgcagtgattttgatcctttttgttttaatctatcCATcgtgagtctgacagtgttacaGAAGTGCAATGATAAATCGGTGGAGTACTCGTAAGTTTAGGTTAAGGTTTCCCTTAAGTGAGTTTGGAACCAGGGCTGGGGTTAGGCATTGAGTTGTGATGGTTAGGGTCAGGGGCCAGGTAATATGTTGTCAAAGAGGGTCCTCACAGGTATAAAAGTAGTGGTTGAGATGGACCAATAGCAGTGTTACAAGGTTAATACAAAACTGCTTTAAGTAGTcggacattttaggaaatatgcttattcgcgTTACGGCGGAGAGTTAAAGGAGAAGACTGACACCACTCTCACGTCTGTCAGTTTactatgaagctacagccagcggcCGTTAAGCTCAGCTTTGCACAAACACTGGACACAGGGAAACGGCTGGCTGATTTCCAATAATACACCCACTACCAGCTCCTCTAAAGATCACTAATGAGCCGACCTTGGCAGTTTAATTACTCAGCTCACCATATTACAGGTGGACGTGCTGCAGTCTGTGGTCCTCAGAGCGGGTCAGAACAGTAAAACAGCAGGAGTCCgctggctgctgcagcaggagaaCTGCTCCTGGAGACTCATCACCTCGCTCTACAGGTACCGGTCTTCCTGAAGGACTGCCTGTCCATCCGTCTGTCTGCCTGACCTGCTGTCTGCTTGTCTCCGATTGATCAcctgtctgtttctgcaggGATCGGGTCCAGTTGGCGCTGGAAGATGACATCATGACAGACATGGTTGTGAGTGACAGTTTATGAGTGCGGGCCgctgacacaaaacacacactcgtgaacctgcaataactgattttccttttggccacctgggggcagcagaaaccaGTTGTGAACACAGCATTGACGCATCATCTCCCTGCTACAATCGGTGACAACATAATACACAGTTCATGATcgaaaaggaggagggagaaggaaaatCTTATCTCACCCGCCCCCTTCTCAAAACAAGTAACAAATTGGTCTGCCACGTGTGGCCTTGGTGTTGTGTGCCTCGATACAcgcaccaaaacacacacatatgcaaccACCGACAAAGGACCTAGCACAGTTATCACTCGTCAAGCTCATACTGTTGAGTTATTCGGTCtacatacattttctgaaattgaGTAACAGTTGAACAACAGAATCCACATCTCGACTCCACACTCTGACGTACACATCTGCTTTTAATGTGCTGCATACACACTTTTTTGACTTTCCCTCTGTGATGGTCACTGCCTGAAGCAATtccagcacaaaaacacactctcctaacacacacattgtcGTTCAGCCTTGATGAAGTCACAGGCCAAAAGCAGGACACGGAGGCTTCCGGTGGCTGTGAAGattaaaattgtgtttgcatctctgtctgtgttgtatGTGTTGGTAGGTTCCCAGCGAGAGTGAGAAGGTTGTGGTGGAGCAGCTTTTTCAGCGGGATGCTGTCATACGACAGAGTCAGGTACCAGTCAcgcacacaacaacacacacacacacacacacacacacactgactgcatGTTCTGCTTTTTCCTCAAGCTACCTACGGTTGGTTCACCTTCTGAGTCCACTTCTCAGATTGTAAGAGAAGGATGGCTCAGTGTCATCATACGAACATTCACAGATGGTTGTTGGAGAAAACTACAGCGAATGGTGTAAATGTTGGGTCATAGAACttttcaaaaactatgtacaaaacatgatggaaatagaACATTTACGTTCGTTTCATGCGTTAACCCGAGGAAAGTGACAGTCTCGTCACTGCTCCACGTAGATCTGATATTTTTGCCTCTCCAGTGgacgtttaagtcacatgcCTCATGTACGTCATGATCTGTTTGCTAAGTTTGTTTCCATTGccctttgtcacattttactTCTATCGATACCCCAACTCTTCCACCTCAGCCACGCGTAAAAACTCTTTTGGTGATATTTCAAATggtcaaatatttcaaaatgcgCATAAAAAAAGAGGTGGACGGAAACTCACCTGTTGCCAGTTGTTCACTGTCTGGTCACTGTGTTGCAGCTGGTCGTTGATTGGCTGGAGTGCATCGCCAAGGATCAGATTGGAGATTTTTCTGATAATATAGAATACTACGCCAAAAACGTCTGCTGGTGAGTTCccatccgtctgtctgtctttaaatATCAAGTCTATATATTGTGTGCTACGATCATCAGCGGATTCCTGCTAGAGTAAAATTTAAGTACCAGGGGAGTATcacagaaaagtgtgtgtgtgtgtgtttgtgtgtgtgtgtgtgtctctctctctctcgcaggGAGAACACTCTTCATGCactgaagatgaggaggaagagcgGCGCTGCCTTCACTGTTCCTCTCGTCACCGAACTGGTGAGGCCTGTTACCAAGACAACGCAAACCTCCTCATCCCTATTGttcatatatacatagataatgtgtgtgtgcttgtgcgcgTGCGTCCAGGACCCAGATGCTCCTCTACGGCAGCAGCGCCCCCTGGCTGACCTGGACAGAGAGGACGACGCCCGACTGCTGAAGAACCTGTTCAACCTGATCAGAGCGGGGATGACCGAGGAGGTAGGGAGACAGTCAAACAGacaggggggaggagagagagacacattcCGGTTCATATTGTATGTAGAGGGGCAatataatcaaattaataacaaCCGTCAGATCggcaacagaaaaatgtgtcgCCATTGGAGGATAAGTCAAACAATAGTCAAGTGCACTGaaacaggttttattttctgtaatcaTTCTTCCTGTTCATACCAGCCACTAAAAGATCCTCTTAATGATCTTCCAGTGTATGTAATGGGGGACTGACCACTTCATGTGACTAAAGGATAAATGAAAGCAGAATCGATGCATGATGTcgtgtgttttttgtccttgtgtgtgtgtgtgcgtgcgtgtgtgtgtgtttaggctCAGAGGCTGTGTAAACGCTGCGGTCAGGCCTGGAGAGCAGCAACTCTAGAAGGCTGGAAACTCTACCACGATCCCAACATGACCTCAGGTAACCCTCTGAGTTTTCTCGTCGCAGTCTGTAAGTACGCGGGCACGTCTCCCGATGACGTCGTCCACAGACCCACCTACTAACCAGACAACAGCCGGGAGTTTTAGTTCTGCGTTTTTTAGCCAACCCTCAGGGTTATTATTGATTAGTTTTgagtaaattaacaaaaactttCACCCGCTACAGTTTAAGACTCaattaattatgtaatttataACTGAGATCACATCTCCTGTGATTTGAAAACGGCACTATTTCAAATCTTTCAATTTCACAATTGGTCATTCAGCCCTACTCATCACCTTCACGCCACTGCTCTGCCTCCACTGAAGGCTGTTCGTATCTTAACATTTGCTTGTCACTGTACCTCTGTATAGCCACCATTTCCTCTCTGAATGACTCCGcatctctttcatttctctctgcaggTAGTATAGAGTTGCAGCCGGTCGAAGGAAACCCTCAAAGAGGAATCTGGAAGGCCTGCTGCTGGAGAATGGCTGAGGAGgtgcgacacacacacacacacacacacacacacaggaaagcTGATCCCTGTAGGTCAATGGAGATACAGCGTACAGTCCGCAAACAAAACGGCATGTTTGTTTGACACATCTAACATGCCTGCACAAACAGGAGTCCCAGTGCATCTTGTGAAAAGACTccaaagaggaaggaagagaacATCGTACAGTGTtaacctgctgtgtgtgtgtgtgtgtgtgtgtgtgtttcaggagCAGTTAAACAGATATGAGCGAGCGATCTACGCCAGCCTGAGTGGGAACCTCAAACCGGTAATGTCACGagtttgtgttaatgtgtgattctgtgtgtgcTACCCTGGCGCTCAATAAATGAAAGGACCGATTTAGTTTTAGGACCAGAAGTCAGGGCAGGGTCACAGTTGAGAACCTGAACCCTGTACCTAGTCCGCTTGTTGAGTCTCTGAGGTGCTCCAGCTACAAGTGCCCGCTGTTTTCTGGCTACAGTaaagtcaaacatgttttaaagcTGTCATAGTGTGTCTGACCAATTAACCCCACAGTGAATACACATCTCAGTACAGTTTGAACTTGATGAACCCTTTGCCCAAGCATCGATCAACACAAACGCCTCTGCTTTCCTTCTGCCCAAATGTGTTCAGTTTGACTCTGCCACTgcaataaaagcaataaaataatcagccaGCGCATTAGTTTGTAGAGATCCACCTGGTGGTAGTAGGTAATATacattaactgtgtgtgtgtgtgtgtttgtcagctcCTGGCAGTGTGTGAATCATGGGAGGACTGCGTGTGGGCATACTTCAGAGTGATGGTCGACTCGCTGGTTGAAAAGGATCTGATGTCATCGGGTATGGCCCACCAGGAAGTGGAGACACTGCCACGGGAATACCTGGAGGCCAAGTACGACGCATACGCGCACACAGCGATACTGTATCGGTCCGAAtataaggctttttttttttttttttttctggaaattagcTTTGAAAAAATGGAGGTTGTCTTATTATTTGAGGCTGAGACAATTATGTGTTGACTACATCAAGtatttctttttgaatggagggAGTTCCAGCGTAACATGGTCTTCTACAGACAGTGTTGaattatgggttgtttgtagcctAAATGCTGCTAGGCTACCCagtgttttcagtcagtttatAGTGAGTCTTTTTTAGAGTTAATCAGCCCTAAAACTGTTTcgttagtccagtttaacctgcggGAGTTTCTGAAGGTTGGCGTAATGTGTTTCGCTGCCACGGAGGAAATAAATTCCCTGACGAGCGAAAACGAGTTTGCGGCGTCGTCCCCGACGTCTTTACAGCAGAAATGAAGCAGGGagaaaaaatctgtcaaacgGCCAAGACTCAcagctgtcacagatgatgagctcaaaagGGCTGAAGCCTTAAAAACGCTGACTGTCACAGACaattgggggtttttttgtttgttttttgtttttttacggCTTCAACAGTCTGACAGGGGACAGTATGTGTctgtgacagaaagagaagataCATAAATCTGggtttaacattttactgtactTCTTCTGTGGAGAAAAGGCTTCAGTGATGAGAACTCTCCTCTCATTAATTATATACAGCGGCAGTTAGAATTTAAAAGTTAGTTTCCATCATCCGGCTGTACTGAGTGGACAGTGCCTcctaaagtaaaataaagtcaTTTTGTTACTAGATGGAGAATTACCAACCTCTTTGAAGAGGTGAGCTTTCAGTTAGTTGTAATTTATTACAGCTTTTGGGCCTGATGCATCCAGGCTGCTCAGCCATAGGATGCATCACTATCTGGTTTTATAGATGAACCTGTGTTGTGGGTGAAAAACGCACCTAATTTTTCCCTGATCATttcgctgtctgtctgtctcctcagTTGGACCATGGAAAAGGTGTTTGAGGAGCTTCAAGCCTCGGAATCGAaggtgaaacacacacacacacacacacacacacacacacacacacacacactggctgaaTGTGTTCGGTGAGCATCAAAGTCACGTGGCTGAACCCAATACAAACCCAgcctctttctgtttgtgcGTGCAGAGGGTGTTGGAGGAGACGAGAGAGCATTACCACGTCATCCAGAAGTTTGTCATCCTGGGCGACCTGGACGGTAAGACGGCCCGCCCACCCCGCCACCTCTGACATTTGAGACCTGCCCTTTGACAAACacaggaaggaagaaaatagggggggaaaaaaatcaaattacattattattattatcattttaacttAAGGTTTCTAAAATACTACTCCTAACGCTGAACCTcaaactctctgtctctctctctctctcaggtctGTTGGAGGAgttttctgattggctgacagcCACTAAGCCCCTCCCCTCCCACCTGCTGCGTTTCATGACTCACCTCCTGCTTTTTTTCCGCTCTCTGGGTTTGGCGCTGAAGGTAAAAATAGTTCAAAATTTACATCCTTTAAGCTCAACAGACCATCTGTAGTAGCTAGCCTGACCTGTTGCATGCCCCCTGCGGACCTCTCACGTTTCAGCAACACGATCACTCGACGCCCACATTTTAGCAAATATTTTAGAAGTTTTCTAACGTAACATACAGAGTGAAGGACTGATAGGGCTGGAAGAACataagaggctttttttttacagcactcGCTAATTAAGGCGCTAATTAGATCACCTCTCCTGCACCGTACCGGGGTCAGGTGCTCATGTTCCTGTTACGATATTCGCGGTGACTGGTCATAGTGTGTTGGTATGTGGgttttgctgtgtgtttataaCGGTATGATATAACGGAAGCTGTCTGTGTGCGGCCGTTCAAAATGTGCGCTCATACGGTATCCCTTCTTCTAAACCAGGGTCAAAGTGGAGACTCATTTGGTTAGTtacactgtcacacacaggCCAGTTTTCCTTGAAATGGCCTTGTTATTGTGTAACAAGCTGATGATTATAGATTATATCATCAGTAACATATGTATTACGTGGTTGGGTGAAAAGATGACAAATCTGATTCCAGGCCGACAAAGTGAAAGTCACCCGGTTTAGTGATAATATGTGAAGAATGCAAATAATGTTAATTAGTTCTCAGCCTTGAGAAGTGAATGGTAGGCTGTCTGAATGGGCTACAAAAGGTCATTGACCTCTCAGTAAACTAAGctaattaataaaaatggaggaggagactATTGAGCAAAGCTGTGCGGACGAAATAATGGCGACACTGAAGCATCTGAGATGCAGTTAGTGGAAGTATTTTGGGTTTTACActgtttaaaaaggaaaaaaaagttattcagAAGGTTTTGTCGAATTAgcattatttttgtagtttgaaaaTCAGAAGCGAagattttgttggtttgtttgtttgtttgttttcggGCAGATTTATCACGTCAATGTTCACTGACCTGtttgtctctccatctgtctctctctctccctccctaaGGAGGAGGTTTGCGTGTATGCGTGGATGTGCTGAAGGCGTACGTCTCCCTCCTGGTTCGGGATCAGCAGACTGACCTCGTGGCGAGCTACGTCGGCCAGCTACCAGCGGAGCTCGCCACGGCTCAGTATCAGCCATTTCCTGGAGACCGGCTAATTAGCGGAGTTCGCCTTTATGCCTGCAGTCAAGCACCGGCCGTGAGAcggaaaaacacacagttaaacatACACACTGAGGCCAGTACGACAACCAACATTATTACTGAGAGAGaactgaatgtttgtttttgtttatgtaggTCTGGATGTCGCTGCGATAACTAAGCTGGTGGTGGAGATCAGAGGGAGAGACTACGAGTTTAATGCATTCACAAATCCCCAAACGCTTGGGGCAGGAACTACAAGAAGGTACGTGAGTAAAAACCAAACAGCGGTCATTCTGTCCACATTCGCACAATGAAAAatagaattaatattattaaaaatatatatgttcaCACAAGACACTCccaaacatataaacacacttTTACCCACATATACTAAAAAGAGGCCTACTTGAATCTGAAGTGAACTAGAGCTTGTGCAGGACAGGTGGGAGTCTAAAAGCTTGTAAAAGAACCTAAACACTTAAGCCAAGATAAACAGAATTATattcaattaaaatataatacGGGATAGAAAGATTACtacacagtaaagaaaaaaaagagtaaacaaAGCTGATGAGGGAATGAATGAATTCCACAAAACAGCACCTCCGTCTCTAAATGAAAATTTAGCCACATTACTGGAACATAAAGGAAGATGGAGATGTTCAGACTGTCTAGTGAGATATTGATTGACTTAATTAGTCGGGAGAAAAAAGGTACCAGTGAGTGCTGAAATAAATTTTGTATAGATAAACATTCAAGTCTGTAGTTTGCCGGACATTTAGCGCACAGTCAAAATTATCGAGGAAAAAGAGCAGTTGATGATTCATGTCAATGAGAAGAGGAAGccagtctaaaaaaaaaaatttcttttgtACTACAGACAGGTTGTTAGGATGTGAGGAACATGTACGTGCCCTTGTGATATTACAGTCATTTAAACAAGGAT from Xiphias gladius isolate SHS-SW01 ecotype Sanya breed wild chromosome 2, ASM1685928v1, whole genome shotgun sequence includes:
- the nup107 gene encoding nuclear pore complex protein Nup107, coding for MDWGQSELPSPVVRDDEVTIAARRRRKKVAFPTPGNGSPVVSTVTPARSLLRTTPASLFRQAVTPRVPDVSSILAPGGRTPRYTHTPRNALSSMNLDDSDWTNSMYTSPVSGLENTSFFTEDITNLSSALLKDDDPGEAAAASLFPEFLASFLKHSSSAVFELLEDYQTLCQDKVDVLQSVVLRAGQNSKTAGVRWLLQQENCSWRLITSLYRDRVQLALEDDIMTDMVVPSESEKVVVEQLFQRDAVIRQSQLVVDWLECIAKDQIGDFSDNIEYYAKNVCWENTLHALKMRRKSGAAFTVPLVTELDPDAPLRQQRPLADLDREDDARLLKNLFNLIRAGMTEEAQRLCKRCGQAWRAATLEGWKLYHDPNMTSGSIELQPVEGNPQRGIWKACCWRMAEEEQLNRYERAIYASLSGNLKPLLAVCESWEDCVWAYFRVMVDSLVEKDLMSSGMAHQEVETLPREYLEANWTMEKVFEELQASESKRVLEETREHYHVIQKFVILGDLDGLLEEFSDWLTATKPLPSHLLRFMTHLLLFFRSLGLALKEEVCYEQASLAAWSCRLDVLTEDVKERIYNVLLFVDGGWMVDNRQDSEQDSERSHQMAALRSLCLPRLSFLLLSVLQSSSRHQEALRLADIISSDQHRLYQVFSKEELRRFLQKLRESSLSLLDRGLDPLGYDLQP